The Deltaproteobacteria bacterium genome includes a region encoding these proteins:
- the wecB gene encoding UDP-N-acetylglucosamine 2-epimerase (non-hydrolyzing), whose protein sequence is MDSNRLTLLTIFGTRPEVIKLFPVLKEINEDQRFNSIVVSTAQHREMIQDFLSLFDISLDHDLDIMRKNQSLVDISRRALTGLDPLLKEHRPDLVLVQGDTTTAFIGALAAFYNKISAGHIEAGLRSFNKQHPYPEEVNRRLISNVCDLHFAPTLRNANNLYKEGIGTAGVFVTGNTVIDTLLYVANRNRETLGKYLPMEVLNSHRMILVTAHRRENWGESLENLCYALRDLARAYADIQIVYPVHLNPNVRKTAFAVLSNQERIHLVDPLPYEPFVEAMAKSYFIITDSGGIQEEGPSLQKPVFVFRKVTERPEGLGTGGVKLVGLEKESVLREASRLLEDPAAYQEMVAEHNPYGDGKAAQRIVKAILHHFGQGDRPQDFAAPKHERT, encoded by the coding sequence ATGGATAGCAATAGGTTAACACTCTTGACGATTTTCGGCACCCGGCCCGAGGTAATAAAGCTCTTTCCTGTATTGAAGGAAATAAATGAAGACCAAAGGTTCAACAGTATCGTTGTTTCTACTGCTCAACATCGAGAGATGATCCAAGACTTCCTATCCCTTTTCGACATCAGTCTGGACCATGATCTTGATATAATGCGGAAAAACCAATCTTTAGTTGACATATCCCGTCGAGCCTTGACCGGGCTCGACCCACTTTTGAAGGAGCATCGGCCGGACCTAGTTTTGGTTCAAGGCGACACGACAACTGCTTTCATAGGAGCACTTGCAGCCTTCTACAACAAAATCTCGGCAGGGCATATCGAGGCAGGTCTTCGCTCATTCAACAAGCAGCATCCCTATCCGGAAGAAGTCAACCGGAGGCTAATATCCAATGTATGCGACCTTCACTTTGCGCCAACTCTCAGGAATGCCAATAACCTGTATAAGGAAGGCATTGGCACGGCTGGGGTCTTTGTCACCGGAAATACGGTGATTGATACCTTATTGTATGTTGCCAATAGAAATCGCGAGACATTGGGCAAATATCTCCCCATGGAGGTGTTGAATTCACATCGTATGATCTTGGTAACCGCGCACAGACGAGAGAACTGGGGAGAGTCACTCGAAAACCTGTGCTATGCTCTGAGGGATCTCGCCCGCGCTTACGCGGACATCCAGATCGTTTACCCGGTTCACCTCAATCCAAATGTAAGGAAAACGGCATTTGCCGTTCTGTCGAATCAGGAGCGAATACACCTTGTCGACCCCCTTCCTTACGAGCCTTTTGTCGAGGCAATGGCCAAATCATATTTCATCATCACCGACTCGGGAGGGATTCAGGAGGAAGGGCCTTCTCTGCAAAAGCCCGTTTTCGTCTTCCGGAAGGTAACAGAAAGGCCAGAGGGTCTTGGTACGGGAGGTGTGAAGCTGGTTGGATTAGAAAAAGAGAGTGTGTTGCGGGAGGCCTCCCGTTTACTGGAAGATCCAGCGGCTTACCAAGAAATGGTCGCAGAGCACAACCCGTACGGAGATGGCAAAGCTGCTCAGCGCATTGTCAAGGCGATCCTCCACCATTTTGGGCAAGGAGACCGCCCCCAAGATTTCGCGGCGCCAAAACATGAGAGGACATGA
- the xrt gene encoding exosortase — translation MNQISLRNFYLPIAVLTVCFATLYFQVIANLVTDWTINDNYSHGFLIPFISGYLIWENRARLSDIPLKPSKLAIPGGSVLAGGLALFVLTNIAAEQFTMRVSMLVVLLGLVMFVGGWELGKNLSLPIGYMIFMIPLPAIIWNKIAFPLKLFATTISVSFMHFLAISAYREGNVIHLANTSLEVVDACSGLRSLTSLLALSAAFALISHHSKTRKWILFLSAVPIAIVVNVVRLTATAILAEHYGARVAHGFLHDVSGILVFVMAFVLLYAVHLFLQKTFTQKIGAN, via the coding sequence ATGAACCAAATCAGTTTACGTAACTTCTATCTGCCCATCGCGGTACTCACCGTGTGCTTCGCGACCCTGTATTTCCAGGTAATTGCCAATCTGGTAACAGATTGGACTATCAATGATAACTATTCACACGGTTTTCTGATCCCGTTCATTTCGGGCTATCTGATATGGGAAAACAGAGCAAGATTGTCCGATATTCCGCTGAAACCTTCCAAATTGGCAATCCCTGGGGGATCTGTGTTGGCAGGAGGACTTGCGCTTTTTGTTCTCACTAATATCGCTGCTGAGCAATTTACTATGCGCGTTTCTATGCTCGTTGTGCTTCTTGGGTTGGTGATGTTTGTTGGAGGTTGGGAGCTCGGCAAGAACTTGTCACTTCCCATAGGGTATATGATTTTCATGATACCGCTACCTGCCATCATCTGGAACAAGATCGCCTTTCCGCTCAAGCTTTTTGCCACAACAATTTCGGTATCATTTATGCACTTTCTAGCTATTTCGGCATATCGCGAGGGCAATGTAATTCACCTAGCCAATACTTCTTTGGAGGTTGTAGATGCGTGCTCTGGTTTAAGGTCATTAACGTCACTTCTGGCCCTCAGTGCTGCATTTGCCCTCATAAGCCATCATTCAAAGACAAGAAAATGGATTCTATTTCTGTCAGCAGTACCTATCGCAATCGTGGTAAATGTAGTCAGATTGACGGCTACGGCTATCTTGGCAGAGCATTATGGAGCACGTGTAGCTCACGGATTTTTGCACGACGTCTCAGGTATTCTGGTTTTTGTAATGGCCTTTGTTCTTCTCTATGCGGTTCATTTATTTCTTCAGAAAACTTTCACGCAAAAGATTGGAGCCAATTGA
- a CDS encoding EpsI family protein translates to MSIKRTLIASALMILTMVCLSYLSHGENIQPNKPLSTFPTQIGDWIGKEERFDERIYDKLGVDDSFLCNYRSSAGRQVQLYVGFYESQREGDLIHSPKHCMPGAGWNIIRTSTEELIVQDTNPGKIRVIKLILKKGNQRQLVLYWFQSRGRSIASEYMQKIYLVIDSIMKRRTDGSFVRLISPVIDGNENKTSENMKDFARLLLPILHEYLP, encoded by the coding sequence ATGTCCATTAAACGAACCCTCATAGCCTCAGCCCTAATGATCCTCACCATGGTCTGTCTCAGCTACTTGAGCCATGGTGAAAATATTCAGCCAAACAAGCCTCTTTCAACCTTTCCGACACAGATAGGCGACTGGATTGGCAAAGAAGAACGTTTTGATGAAAGAATCTATGACAAATTGGGTGTTGACGACTCGTTTCTGTGCAATTATCGCTCCTCTGCCGGCCGGCAGGTTCAGCTCTATGTTGGCTTTTACGAAAGTCAACGCGAGGGCGATTTAATCCATTCACCCAAACATTGCATGCCAGGTGCAGGGTGGAACATTATCCGAACATCGACTGAGGAATTAATAGTCCAAGACACAAATCCCGGGAAAATAAGGGTGATTAAACTCATTTTAAAAAAAGGCAATCAACGGCAGCTCGTCCTATATTGGTTTCAATCGCGGGGCAGGTCCATTGCTTCAGAATATATGCAGAAGATCTATCTGGTCATAGATTCCATTATGAAACGCAGAACCGACGGCTCTTTTGTGAGGCTGATATCACCAGTTATTGATGGCAATGAAAATAAAACGTCAGAGAATATGAAGGATTTTGCGAGGCTTCTTTTGCCCATATTGCATGAATACTTACCTTGA
- a CDS encoding VanZ family protein, which yields MNFKYLLLSLLITSLIVWLSSIPDRSLPGSGSLSKQIICNLAHIPAHALLTLLWLKSFVGTRLGKHSFEVNSLVLVGLVLFAISDEFHQSFVPGRTASFMDIGLDLIGILCGLAVLKALRTAV from the coding sequence ATGAACTTCAAATATCTACTTCTCAGCTTGCTCATCACTTCTCTAATTGTCTGGCTGTCTTCCATTCCGGACCGGTCTTTACCGGGCAGCGGTTCTTTAAGTAAGCAGATTATTTGCAATCTCGCCCACATCCCTGCGCACGCATTACTTACTTTGCTCTGGCTTAAGTCATTTGTAGGAACGAGACTTGGAAAGCATAGCTTTGAAGTCAATTCGCTGGTTTTGGTAGGCCTCGTGCTTTTTGCCATTTCTGACGAGTTTCACCAATCATTTGTACCGGGCAGGACAGCATCCTTTATGGATATTGGTTTGGATCTCATTGGTATTTTATGCGGGTTAGCCGTACTGAAGGCTTTGAGAACGGCAGTGTAA
- a CDS encoding DUF3473 domain-containing protein — protein sequence MSNKYSILLTFDVEDWFQVENFKEYIPFSSWPNYELRVEKNTHCLLDLLDSQRSAASRQLSASTNSINLTDPNNSQQASSIQYPVSSIQIRATFFVLGWIAKHLPDLVREIHTRGHEVASHGYYHNLGNQQSPDALKRDLSDSKKLLEDIIGAPVYGYRAPSFSISNDILNTIADAGYLYDSSFNSFGMHGRYGHVKLSQNGKKGIALPISAIPISHSPSLQAMAGGRNPESSQGVSRKSKTQNPESKIFYELPISNIKLGSSVLPWGGGAYFRLIPFPLFKMGVRSILKNEGAYLFYMHPWEVDPEQPRVDGAPSFFRFRHYTNLDKTASKLSSFIEGFTNCQFATCRQYLEL from the coding sequence ATGTCCAACAAATACTCTATTCTCTTAACCTTTGACGTTGAAGACTGGTTCCAGGTGGAAAACTTCAAGGAGTATATCCCCTTTTCCTCCTGGCCAAACTACGAATTACGTGTCGAAAAGAACACCCACTGCCTCCTCGACCTCCTGGATAGTCAGCGGTCAGCGGCCAGCCGTCAGTTGTCAGCCTCAACTAACTCAATCAACTTGACTGACCCAAACAACTCGCAACAAGCATCCAGCATCCAGTATCCGGTATCCAGCATCCAGATCAGGGCCACCTTTTTTGTTTTAGGCTGGATTGCAAAACACCTTCCCGATCTGGTCCGGGAAATCCACACCCGCGGCCATGAGGTGGCATCCCATGGCTATTACCACAACCTGGGCAATCAGCAATCACCTGATGCCCTGAAAAGAGATCTGAGTGACAGCAAGAAATTGTTGGAAGACATCATCGGAGCGCCGGTTTACGGCTACCGCGCCCCCAGTTTTTCCATCAGCAATGACATTCTGAATACTATTGCAGACGCAGGCTATCTATACGATTCAAGTTTCAATTCCTTTGGCATGCACGGGCGATATGGACATGTGAAGCTGTCCCAAAATGGAAAAAAGGGTATCGCGCTTCCAATTTCCGCAATCCCTATCAGCCATTCGCCTTCACTCCAGGCGATGGCAGGCGGGCGCAATCCTGAGTCTTCTCAAGGCGTAAGCCGTAAATCCAAAACGCAAAATCCAGAATCCAAAATCTTCTATGAACTGCCAATCAGCAATATAAAGCTCGGTAGTTCCGTCCTCCCATGGGGCGGTGGCGCATACTTCCGCCTGATCCCTTTTCCCTTGTTCAAGATGGGCGTCAGATCAATTCTGAAAAACGAAGGAGCCTATCTTTTCTACATGCATCCTTGGGAGGTCGATCCGGAACAACCCAGGGTGGATGGTGCTCCAAGCTTCTTTAGGTTCAGGCACTACACCAATTTGGACAAAACCGCATCAAAATTGTCGTCGTTTATTGAAGGCTTTACGAACTGCCAATTTGCCACCTGCAGACAATATCTGGAACTTTGA
- a CDS encoding DUF5615 family PIN-like protein produces MRPHSAQGSGRRGYAHPTAGLLRCLDIDAVDVRDVGLKGATDAKIFEYAQKERMIIMAISRYVSTNTSPNMQLRRLRPRRIAVPQFRLETEETKNHANPCLPACGGSILSKTKCPTNTLFS; encoded by the coding sequence TTGAGGCCGCATAGTGCTCAAGGTTCTGGTAGACGAGGATATGCCCACCCTACCGCAGGCTTACTCCGGTGTCTCGACATCGATGCTGTTGACGTAAGAGATGTTGGATTGAAAGGAGCAACGGACGCAAAGATTTTTGAATATGCCCAGAAGGAAAGAATGATAATTATGGCTATATCAAGGTATGTCTCTACAAATACCAGCCCAAACATGCAACTTAGGCGCCTTCGCCCCAGGCGGATTGCTGTTCCTCAGTTTCGACTCGAAACTGAGGAAACAAAAAATCATGCAAATCCTTGCCTGCCCGCCTGTGGAGGGTCAATCCTGTCTAAAACCAAATGTCCAACAAATACTCTATTCTCTTAA
- a CDS encoding DUF433 domain-containing protein: MRHGKPVIKGTRVPIDIILGSLAGGMSYQEVSEDYAITEDDIKAAIEYAGKLVANEEIHIVEAA; the protein is encoded by the coding sequence ATCAGACACGGTAAACCGGTTATAAAGGGTACCAGAGTTCCGATAGACATTATTCTTGGGTCATTGGCCGGTGGTATGTCCTACCAAGAAGTGTCCGAGGACTATGCAATAACCGAGGATGACATAAAGGCAGCCATAGAATATGCAGGCAAACTGGTGGCTAACGAAGAAATCCATATAGTTGAGGCCGCATAG